A region of Sulfurovum sp. DNA encodes the following proteins:
- a CDS encoding ferrous iron transport protein A encodes MRLNQLHKGDKAEIIKIHANKILKDRLNSFGVIRGEELTVKGCSIGKQTMEIKIDNTLIALRAEEAEKIEIKKF; translated from the coding sequence ATGAGGTTAAACCAACTGCACAAGGGTGACAAAGCTGAAATTATCAAAATACATGCCAATAAAATACTCAAAGACCGTCTTAACTCTTTTGGCGTAATACGAGGAGAGGAGCTGACAGTTAAAGGGTGCTCCATAGGCAAACAGACTATGGAGATAAAAATAGACAATACTCTCATTGCTCTACGTGCCGAAGAGGCAGAGAAAATAGAAATAAAAAAGTTTTAG
- a CDS encoding OprD family porin, with translation MIHLKQLTISFLMIMSIASYSTGSENILMLNTKPYTSTQSIRGALGAHNTTVHTEGELRTGYITFKKNGAQPISACALGGHMHVDTERWNGMMIALSAYTVLNPSGNQNPLHQNSDFFDNNGKGFSTLSEAFIDAKWKNTHIKLGRQTLDTPLVDADDIRMIPNYFTAYTITNTAIENLMLAVGLIDKMAGWENGVNASEFVNISQVLGANEETGGVYYMSISYEGIQDTSLSLWYYRYDNIEDILYAEADYTQMLSKSIVTTLGLQYAHGQNSGKALLGKKDASTFGTNIKINFQKRGTTLMVAYNKDNGQTGAIDLSLGGGPFFTSMEDQTIDTIAGKGTAWMGGFTVNIPVNTTFGVYYGMFRSDTLTTHHHASETDLVIKYSPNNHITLTTVYALIKHKDDNIVDHNQFRFIGNYSF, from the coding sequence ATGATACATCTCAAGCAACTTACTATATCATTCTTAATGATAATGAGTATTGCTTCATATAGTACGGGGAGTGAGAATATCCTCATGCTCAATACTAAACCATATACTTCAACACAAAGCATCAGAGGAGCCCTTGGTGCCCACAACACAACAGTACATACCGAAGGAGAGTTGCGTACAGGGTATATCACATTCAAAAAAAATGGTGCGCAGCCTATTTCTGCCTGTGCACTCGGTGGACATATGCATGTTGATACTGAGCGCTGGAATGGCATGATGATAGCACTTTCGGCCTACACAGTACTTAACCCTAGTGGAAACCAAAACCCCCTACATCAAAACAGTGACTTTTTTGATAACAATGGTAAGGGTTTTTCTACTCTATCCGAAGCTTTCATTGATGCCAAATGGAAAAATACTCACATCAAACTTGGTCGCCAGACACTTGATACACCTTTGGTAGATGCAGATGATATCCGTATGATACCAAACTATTTTACCGCCTATACTATCACCAATACTGCTATTGAAAACCTAATGCTAGCGGTAGGCTTGATTGACAAGATGGCAGGATGGGAGAATGGCGTAAATGCGTCTGAATTTGTCAATATCTCACAGGTACTTGGTGCAAATGAAGAGACAGGTGGGGTCTACTATATGAGCATCTCTTATGAGGGTATTCAAGATACTTCTCTCTCTTTATGGTATTACCGCTATGACAACATTGAAGACATACTTTATGCAGAAGCAGATTACACACAGATGCTCTCCAAATCTATTGTGACAACACTTGGTCTTCAGTATGCCCACGGTCAAAATAGCGGCAAGGCTCTTTTGGGGAAAAAGGATGCCTCTACTTTTGGTACAAATATTAAAATCAACTTTCAAAAAAGGGGTACAACCCTCATGGTTGCCTACAACAAAGACAATGGACAAACAGGTGCCATAGATCTCTCACTTGGAGGTGGTCCATTTTTTACCTCCATGGAAGATCAGACAATTGATACTATTGCTGGTAAAGGAACAGCTTGGATGGGTGGGTTTACTGTCAATATACCTGTCAACACAACATTTGGTGTTTATTATGGAATGTTCCGTTCAGATACTCTCACTACACACCACCATGCATCCGAAACAGACCTTGTTATTAAATACAGTCCTAACAATCACATTACCCTCACTACCGTTTATGCTCTTATTAAACACAAGGATGACAATATTGTAGACCATAACCAATTTCGCTTCATTGGAAATTACAGCTTCTAA
- a CDS encoding SO_0444 family Cu/Zn efflux transporter: MALLVDFWQALIYLSYAMAPYILFGLLFAGILHELVPNSIVTKHLGKDNIGSVIKSTLFGIPLPVCSCGVIPLATSIKKSGASKGATLSFLISTPITGADSILATYGIFGWIFTIYRIITSMIIAIMAGILTNLIDKKQEESPSCCNPNPCCNNEKKYTFSFFSALHYGFITLLGDIAKPLFWGLLIGAAVTVVIPDNLNKILIDHSWLSYLIVVIIAVPMYVCATASLPIAAGLMLSGVSAGAAFVFLSAGPATNTVTIGVVKKMLGTRSLYIYLGSIIVGSILFGLGLDALFDASSINPASLIHIDEHGSMITILSSIILWGFILWFIIKPYMTKKEPCHNKSCCEK, translated from the coding sequence ATGGCACTTCTGGTAGATTTCTGGCAAGCACTCATATATCTTAGCTATGCTATGGCACCCTATATTCTCTTTGGACTACTTTTTGCTGGCATACTACATGAACTAGTGCCCAATAGCATTGTCACAAAACATCTTGGAAAAGACAATATAGGGTCAGTAATCAAATCTACCCTCTTTGGCATTCCCCTACCAGTCTGCTCTTGTGGGGTTATTCCTTTGGCAACTTCTATCAAAAAAAGTGGTGCCAGCAAAGGAGCCACCCTCTCATTTCTGATTTCAACCCCCATTACTGGTGCTGACTCCATACTTGCTACCTATGGGATATTTGGATGGATTTTCACGATTTATCGTATTATCACCTCAATGATTATTGCCATCATGGCAGGGATACTAACAAACCTTATTGATAAGAAACAAGAAGAGAGTCCTTCGTGCTGTAACCCTAACCCTTGTTGTAATAATGAAAAAAAATATACCTTCTCGTTTTTTTCTGCCTTACATTACGGTTTTATCACCCTTCTAGGAGACATTGCAAAACCACTCTTTTGGGGGCTACTTATCGGTGCAGCGGTTACTGTAGTCATTCCTGATAATCTCAATAAAATACTTATCGACCACAGCTGGCTAAGCTACCTTATTGTTGTCATCATTGCTGTACCTATGTATGTTTGTGCTACAGCATCACTTCCCATTGCAGCAGGACTAATGCTTAGTGGTGTAAGTGCCGGTGCGGCATTTGTTTTTCTCTCTGCAGGACCAGCAACCAACACCGTTACTATTGGTGTGGTCAAAAAGATGCTCGGAACCCGTTCACTCTACATCTACCTTGGTAGTATTATTGTTGGTAGCATTCTCTTTGGATTGGGGCTTGATGCCCTTTTTGATGCTTCAAGCATCAATCCTGCATCACTCATACATATAGATGAGCATGGTAGTATGATTACCATATTGAGTAGTATTATTCTCTGGGGTTTCATACTTTGGTTTATAATCAAACCCTATATGACAAAAAAAGAGCCTTGCCATAATAAAAGCTGTTGTGAAAAATAA
- the rseP gene encoding RIP metalloprotease RseP, with protein sequence MGILVALLVLSVLIFFHELGHFIAARFFGVQVDVFSIGFGKRLWIKKIGKTEWSISAIPLGGYVKMKGQDDTDPTIKSLDADSYNSKKPWQRIIILLAGPFANFLMAFLLYLTIAYMGVPKLLPYIGEVSKTSPALQAGLQKEDKIVQINGENIHYWEEIGTQINAHEGKITLMIERDHHLKTLLLKPKVIEDKNTFGEPITRRIIGISPMLKQTTVVYGFTEGFRYAWSETLKASSLIFEGIQKLITGAVGTENLGGIITIVDVTAQASHAGILALFFFTALISVNLGILNLFPIPALDGGHIVFNLYEMIARKEANEKVMYYMTITGWILLGGLMMLGLYNDINRLIMG encoded by the coding sequence ATGGGTATTTTAGTTGCATTGCTGGTTTTGTCGGTTCTTATCTTTTTTCATGAGTTGGGGCATTTCATTGCTGCACGCTTTTTTGGGGTACAGGTTGATGTCTTCAGTATTGGATTTGGCAAACGTCTTTGGATCAAAAAGATAGGCAAGACCGAGTGGAGCATCTCTGCCATACCTCTTGGTGGCTATGTTAAGATGAAGGGGCAAGATGATACTGATCCAACCATAAAAAGCCTCGATGCTGATAGCTACAATAGTAAAAAACCATGGCAACGTATCATCATTTTACTTGCTGGTCCTTTTGCTAATTTTCTAATGGCATTTTTACTCTACCTTACCATTGCCTACATGGGTGTACCTAAGTTGTTGCCGTACATTGGAGAGGTAAGCAAAACCTCACCAGCACTGCAGGCAGGATTACAGAAAGAAGATAAAATTGTACAGATTAATGGGGAAAATATACACTACTGGGAAGAGATTGGCACACAGATCAATGCCCATGAAGGAAAAATCACCTTAATGATTGAAAGAGATCACCATCTCAAAACCCTACTACTCAAACCTAAGGTCATTGAAGATAAAAATACTTTTGGCGAACCAATCACCCGTCGCATCATCGGCATCAGCCCCATGCTTAAACAGACTACAGTAGTTTATGGCTTTACGGAGGGTTTCAGATATGCATGGAGCGAAACACTCAAGGCAAGTAGTCTCATTTTTGAAGGTATTCAAAAACTCATTACCGGTGCAGTAGGTACAGAAAACCTTGGCGGTATCATTACCATTGTCGACGTCACTGCCCAAGCCAGTCATGCGGGTATATTGGCACTCTTTTTCTTTACTGCACTTATCTCGGTCAACCTCGGCATATTAAATCTTTTTCCCATCCCAGCACTTGATGGTGGGCACATTGTGTTTAATCTCTATGAAATGATTGCACGCAAAGAAGCCAATGAGAAGGTAATGTACTACATGACCATCACCGGATGGATACTGCTTGGAGGCTTAATGATGTTAGGACTCTATAACGATATCAATAGATTAATAATGGGCTAA
- a CDS encoding YggS family pyridoxal phosphate-dependent enzyme: MILDKEHLRANLDRVIWNIEQARIAVSEHHIVKLVTVSKYTKTENIATLYNLGQRTFGENQVQQLRERVVQFEDLPLEWHMIGRLQKNKINNLIDLNPTLMQSLDSLSLAQEIQKKLSAKETKMNCLLQINAAHEEGKAGVSPEKAIDIYLHIKETCPSIILKGVMTIGAHTDNRTEVQKSFETTYSIYEKLKKSEATICSMGMSGDYELAIKCGSNLVRVGSVLFKT, from the coding sequence ATGATACTAGACAAAGAACACCTAAGAGCCAATCTTGATAGAGTAATTTGGAATATTGAACAGGCACGTATTGCGGTTAGCGAACACCATATTGTCAAACTGGTAACCGTCTCAAAGTATACAAAAACAGAAAATATTGCCACACTTTACAATCTAGGACAACGTACTTTTGGAGAAAATCAAGTACAGCAGTTACGTGAAAGAGTGGTCCAATTTGAAGATCTTCCACTTGAATGGCATATGATTGGAAGGTTACAAAAAAATAAGATCAATAATCTTATCGATCTCAATCCTACATTGATGCAGTCGCTTGATTCACTCAGTCTTGCACAAGAGATACAGAAAAAACTTTCCGCCAAAGAAACAAAGATGAACTGTCTACTTCAGATCAATGCCGCCCACGAAGAGGGTAAGGCAGGTGTTTCTCCTGAAAAAGCAATAGATATCTATCTTCATATCAAAGAGACATGCCCAAGCATTATCCTTAAGGGAGTTATGACTATTGGTGCACATACTGACAACAGAACAGAGGTACAAAAAAGTTTTGAGACAACATACAGCATCTATGAAAAACTTAAAAAATCAGAAGCAACTATCTGTTCAATGGGAATGAGTGGAGATTATGAACTCGCAATTAAATGTGGATCAAATTTAGTAAGAGTAGGTTCAGTACTGTTTAAAACATAG
- a CDS encoding peroxiredoxin, with protein sequence MLVTKKAPDFTATTVLGDGQIVEDFNLYKNFGKKGTVVFFYPLDFTFVCPSEIIAFSRRYNEFQDRGINVIGVSIDSQFSHFAWRETPVEKGGIGCINFPLVADLTKQISRDYDVLLDESVALRGSFLIDTDGTIRHAVINDLPLGRNVDEMLRMIDAMQFTNEHGEVCPAGWQKGDEAMKPDAEGVATYLAKHAEGL encoded by the coding sequence ATGCTAGTAACCAAAAAAGCACCAGATTTTACAGCAACCACCGTACTTGGAGACGGTCAGATTGTAGAAGATTTCAACCTTTACAAAAACTTCGGCAAGAAGGGAACAGTTGTATTTTTCTATCCACTTGACTTTACATTTGTATGTCCATCTGAGATTATTGCGTTCTCTCGTAGATACAATGAGTTTCAAGATAGAGGAATCAATGTTATTGGTGTCTCTATAGACAGCCAGTTTTCACACTTTGCATGGAGAGAAACCCCTGTAGAGAAGGGGGGTATAGGCTGCATCAATTTCCCTCTTGTGGCTGACTTGACAAAGCAGATTTCTAGAGATTATGATGTACTTCTTGATGAGTCTGTTGCCCTAAGAGGTTCTTTTTTGATTGATACTGATGGTACAATTAGACACGCAGTCATTAATGACCTTCCACTTGGAAGAAATGTAGATGAGATGCTTAGGATGATTGATGCAATGCAGTTTACAAACGAACATGGTGAAGTGTGTCCTGCAGGTTGGCAAAAAGGTGATGAGGCAATGAAGCCTGACGCAGAAGGTGTTGCAACATATCTTGCAAAACACGCTGAAGGGTTGTAA
- a CDS encoding DUF4395 domain-containing protein, producing MGFFQYGERVEGYDVLVLNEREARAGAGILFLMGILSLVNAVALGHVIVTKVFISFFTLDFFIRTIQPRYAPSLLLGRVFVQNQRPEYVGATQKRFAWSIGLLLALPMFYLLVIHFQHNPIKVVVCILCLALLFFEAAFSVCVGCKIYGLFQKDPVTHCPGGICEVRTKDTIQTFDLPQKIIVMLVSVALVFGLYLYFTKVESKTLLAKKVETMMMSDAEREALEEIKMQEEFDRF from the coding sequence GTGGGATTTTTTCAGTATGGAGAGAGAGTAGAGGGGTATGATGTGCTTGTACTCAACGAAAGAGAAGCACGTGCAGGAGCGGGAATACTTTTTCTGATGGGGATACTCAGTCTTGTGAATGCAGTAGCATTGGGGCATGTGATTGTTACTAAAGTATTTATCTCATTTTTTACGTTAGACTTCTTCATACGAACCATACAACCTCGCTATGCCCCCAGCCTATTACTAGGTAGGGTTTTTGTGCAAAATCAACGTCCAGAGTATGTGGGTGCGACACAGAAGCGTTTTGCATGGAGCATAGGGCTTTTGTTGGCTTTGCCTATGTTTTACCTTTTGGTCATTCACTTTCAGCATAACCCCATCAAAGTAGTGGTGTGCATACTCTGTTTGGCACTACTTTTTTTTGAAGCAGCATTTTCCGTCTGCGTAGGGTGTAAAATATATGGACTTTTTCAAAAAGACCCTGTAACACACTGTCCTGGAGGTATCTGTGAAGTACGCACCAAAGATACCATACAGACTTTTGATTTACCACAAAAGATCATTGTCATGCTTGTTTCGGTAGCTCTGGTTTTTGGACTATATCTTTACTTTACAAAAGTAGAGAGTAAAACACTTTTGGCCAAGAAAGTAGAAACAATGATGATGAGTGATGCAGAAAGAGAAGCTTTAGAAGAGATAAAAATGCAAGAAGAGTTTGATCGTTTTTAG
- a CDS encoding UbiD family decarboxylase: MQDVIQWLKENGNLKIIDEPLDVELEIPHVAYIEVKKEDSRPILFTNPINKAKKIAYDMPVLMNIFANKALTEKIFGRGAAYKILG; encoded by the coding sequence ATGCAAGATGTGATACAGTGGCTTAAAGAGAATGGCAATTTAAAAATAATAGATGAACCACTTGATGTAGAACTTGAGATTCCGCATGTTGCCTACATAGAAGTTAAAAAAGAGGATTCGCGTCCTATACTCTTTACTAATCCGATTAACAAAGCCAAGAAGATAGCGTATGATATGCCTGTCCTAATGAATATCTTTGCAAATAAGGCACTTACCGAAAAAATTTTTGGTAGAGGTGCAGCGTACAAAATATTAGGGTGA
- a CDS encoding 1-acyl-sn-glycerol-3-phosphate acyltransferase, whose product MTLREIKQFLIALYLTNSYGLKLKRTRDSMEKKRLRLEYSQKQMKTLNIEVRVENIHKLPQEGQFLLISNHRTIIDPPIIEIMLKNTKIFGFWVSKKELYNSFFFGMFVRNGGSILLDRSQKQMTGFFSDIKMGVKGGDSIFIFPEGTRNKTDKQIGTFKDGSRIIALKNKLPILPVYIKGNAAEILKEAIRDNSVRREVTVEVGDLIDYKNKQDIQEIYKEQFGLI is encoded by the coding sequence ATGACGCTTAGGGAAATTAAACAGTTTTTGATAGCACTCTATCTGACCAACTCATATGGTTTAAAATTGAAGCGTACCCGTGATTCTATGGAAAAGAAACGTTTACGACTTGAGTATTCGCAAAAGCAGATGAAAACACTTAATATTGAAGTGAGAGTTGAAAACATCCATAAGCTACCCCAAGAGGGTCAATTTCTTTTAATAAGCAATCATCGGACAATCATTGATCCTCCTATTATTGAGATTATGTTAAAAAATACAAAAATATTTGGTTTTTGGGTTTCTAAAAAAGAGCTTTATAATTCATTCTTTTTTGGTATGTTTGTACGCAATGGGGGGTCCATCCTTCTTGACAGAAGCCAGAAGCAGATGACAGGTTTTTTTTCTGATATCAAAATGGGTGTTAAGGGAGGGGACTCAATTTTTATTTTCCCAGAGGGAACACGAAATAAAACAGATAAACAAATTGGTACCTTTAAAGATGGCTCACGCATCATCGCACTAAAAAATAAGTTACCAATACTACCAGTCTATATTAAAGGAAATGCAGCAGAGATTTTAAAAGAAGCAATCCGCGATAATTCAGTACGAAGAGAAGTTACCGTGGAAGTAGGTGATTTGATTGATTATAAAAATAAGCAAGATATTCAGGAAATTTATAAAGAGCAGTTTGGATTGATATAG